Sequence from the Nitrincola iocasae genome:
CCACGCCGGGATAATCCAGGCCTGCTGATACCGAATGGGTCGGTAAAATCTGACCGGCATCATCTTCCATCAGGTAAGTCCGCATTCCGTGCAACACACCCGGGCGACCATCGCTTAGCGGGGCTGCATGCTGACCGGTAGCCAGACCATGTCCGCCGGCCTCTACACCGATCATGCGTACTGAGGTATCTTCGATAAAGGGGTGAAACAGACCGATCGCATTCGATCCACCGCCAACACAGGCAATAATCACATCCGGCAGACGCCCGGTCTGATCCAGACACTGACTGCGCGCTTCGCGGCCAATAACGCATTGAAAATCACGCACCAGCTTAGGATAGGGGTGCGGTCCCGCGGCCGTGCCGATGATGTAGAAGGTGTTATCTACATTGGTGACCCAATCACGCATCGCCTCATTCATGGCATCTTTCAGGGTACGTGTACCGGATGTTACCGGAATCACTTCAGCTCCCAACAGGCGCATACGGTAGACATTCAGCGCCTGACGCTTGATATCATCGGCGCCCATATAGACTTTACATTCCAGACCAAGACGCGCCGCAACCGTGGCGGAAGCAACCCCGTGCTGTCCGGCTCCGGTTTCGGCAATCACCCGTGGCTTACCCATAAATTTGGCCAGCAACGCCTGGCCTATGGTGTTATTCACCTTGTGCGCGCCGGTATGGTTCAAATCTTCGCGCTTCAGATAGATCTGTGCACCACCGACTTCACGGGAAAGGCGTTCAGCGTGATACAGGGGTGATGGGCGGCCAACATAATGGGCCAGATCCCGATCAAATTCGGCTTTAAATGCCGGATCAGCCCATAACTTTTCATACACCCCTTCCAGCTCTTCCAGAGCGCCAATCAGAGTTTCCGACACAAAACGCCCCCCGTAAGGGCCAAAGTGTCCACGAGCATCAGGGTAGGTCTGCTTTGCAGACTGATCAGTTTGAATTGACACGGTTCACCTCATTAATAAAGCGTCTGATTTTTTCGCTATCTTTAATACCCTTGGTTGCTTCAACACCACCACTCACATCCACCGCTAGTGGTCTAACTTGCGCAATCGCAGTCGCCACATTATCTGGCTGCAACCCACCTGCCAGCACTATGCGCTGTTGCAGTTCGGCAGGAATACGCTGCCAATCAAAGGTCATCCCGGTCCCACCAGGTTGCCCTGGCACATAAGCATCCAGCAGAATACCTCTGGCACTGGGATAACGCGCCATTTCAGCCGCTATGTCAGTATCGTTCCTGACACGCAGTGCTTTGATATAAGGTCGGTTGAAGCTTTCACAAAATACCGGATCTTCGTCGCCATGGAACTGCAGCAAATCGATACCAGTCAGGGTCAGGACTTTGTCTATTTCTGTACGCTCCGCGTCTACAAACAGAGCAGTCGATGTTACGAAAGCCGGTAGCTGCGCTACGATTCCAGCCGCTTGTTCGGCTGATATATTGCGAGGGCTGGGCGAATAAAATACAAAACCCAATGCATCAGCACCCAGGGATGCAGCACAGCAGGCATCTTCCAGCCGAGTAATACCGCAAATTTTAATTCGTGTTCGCATACCCACCCCAAGCAATCACCGAGCTCACTATGATAACAGAGCCGAGTTGCGGCGTCAGTCTGCTGGAGACAGGAAAAAAGGTCCTGGTACGGCTTTAGGTAAAGAAAATTCTGTCGCGTAGTCTACATCCACAAAATACAACCCAAAGGGTGATGCCGTCACCCCACCCTGACGACGATCACGGGCATTCAACACGTCCCTTGCCCAGCCTACCGGCGCCTCCCCAGCACCAATTTTCATCAAAACCCCGGCAATATTACGCACCATATGGTGTAAAAACGCATTTGCCTTAATATCGATAACCAACAACTGCCCTTGTCGATATACTTTCAGATGCTGCACCTGACGCACCGGATTCCTTGCCTGGCAGGCAACCGCCCGGTACGAAGTAAAATCATGCTCACCTATCAGCGCCTCAGCCGCTTGCTGCATTTTAACCTCATCCAGTACTTTCCAGGTCCAGGTGATGCCTTTTGCTAGCACACCAGGCTTAACCGCTGCAGAATAAATAATATAGCGGTAACGCCTTGCCTGTGCCGAGAAACGTGCATGGAAATCCGTGCTGACAGGTTTAACCCAAAGCAACGCGATATCCTCAGGTAAATAGGTATTTCCACCCATCAACCATGCGCGCTCAGGTCGCTGTACCTGTGCATCAAAATGGATCACCTGATAACAGGCACTGACACCGGCATCCGTGCGTCCGGCACAGATCACGTCGACAGGATGATCTGCCACCCGGGACAAAGCACCCTCCACTCTTCCCTGGATACAGGGTACGAGATCATGACGTTGTTTTTGCCAACCATGGTAAGCCGCACCAGAATACTCTACAGCGGCAGCATAACGATAAGGGGCGACATTTGTCGCCCCTGATAAAGGTGGATTTTCCAGCATTCAATCAATATCTCAACTCAGACTATCCAGCAATTTCTGTGCTTCTTCTTTTTGCTTGTCGTTACCTTCACCGAGAATTTCACCCAGGATTTCACGTGCGCCCTCGGCATCGTCCATCTCCAGATAAGCTCGCGCCAGATCCAGCTTGGTTTCATTCTCATCCGCACCATCAAGTAGATTGAGACCATCAAGCATATCGATCGCTTCATCGGTAGACTGAGATTCTTCCAGAGCAATATCCTCATCTGTACTGCTCAGCATATCCTCAAGTTCAGCATCCAGCCCCGTTTCCAGATCATGAGCAATGTTGGCTGTTAACTCATCCTCAACCACTTCACCTGGCTTTTTGACTTCCGAGGAGGCCGCATCCGTTTCAACTTCTTCAATTTCCATGGATCCCAGCAGAGAGTCAAGATCGTCATCGGCTGTAGACTCAGGCTGGTCGCTTGCCTCAACTGCATCAGCAGCTTCAGGTTCGTTCAAAATAAAGTCGAGTTCATCACTATCATCTCGGACAGGCGCCTCAGGTTCATCTTGCTCTTCATCTGTAGCAACTTCGTCACTCATCAGCAGATCATCAAGAGAGCCTAAGTCATCATTGTTATCATCGTCAGAAGGCTCAACACTGTCAGTTCGCACGTCAGGTTCTTCATAGTTAAGCAGATCATCCAACAGTTCATCTTCATCGCCTTGTTCTACAAGTGATTCAGTTTCAGCTTCGGGTTTGGCTTCAGGTTCTTCTGTAGCAGGCTCATCACCCAGTTCAGTTTCACCCAGCAGATCATCAAAGTCATTTTCAGCCGACAGATCATACTCTTCATCGACAACGCGCGTGTCATCGTCTTCATTCAGTTCTAGATCCAGGTCCAGATCCAGGTCCAGATCCGAGAAATCATCCGTCGCATCATCTATTACAGGAGACGCGTCCTCTTCGACTTTCTCAGCTTCTGACTCAGGTCTATCTGCTTGTTTTTCTTCTGCCACCACAGCCGTTGCTGCCGTACCGGCCGCCAGAGCTACTGCTCCCGCATCCCCTGTCGCTGCTCCCTCTGGCGCCGTAAACATTGGCTTAGGCGTCTTATCACGGCGCCGCCTTGACAGAAACAACGCAACCAGAGCGGCTACCAGAGCGGCGGCCAGACCACCTACAACTGGCAAACTTGTCAGCTTATCCGCCAACCCTTCAGACGGCGGCTCTGGCTCAACAGTCTGCAAAGCGGCAATCTGCTGTTCCTTGAGTTCCAGCATACGCTGCATCAATACCAACTGCTCCTGGATTGCATCCAGTCTTTCATTCAGATCGCGATTTTCTCGTTCAATTTTGTCTACCGTCTCCTGCGTAACCATCAGGCGACTATCCAGATCTTCACTGCGCTGCAACAAGCCATCAGCAACTTCTGAACTGAGCACGGCCTCTTCACGTGACGCCATATCACCGGCAACCGGAGACTCTTCTTCCGTATCGACGTCATCCGCTTCCGGCGTGACTATACGCAGCTCTGCATCCGCAAGCGCCTCAGCCGTTTCAGTTGAGGCTTCTGCATCAGTAGCCTCCGCTTCAGATTCAGCTTCACTCTCAACCGGGGCTTCTACAACGTCCTCTGCAGTGACCTCGTCCGTTTCTGGCTCTGGCGCCGGTGTTGGCTGAGGTGTAGCTGGCTGATTCCGCCCTTGCCGCCAAGCCTCAGTCTGGCGAGCTACCTCGGCGGTAGCCTCAGCAGGAGAAAGTGCGCGAATGAGCTCAACCGAAGGAATATCCATAACCGTTCCGGCACGCATTACATTAATGTTAGCGGTTGGGAAGGTTTGCGGGTTATGGCGCTGTAAGGCTACCATCATCTGTTGTGGTGTAATGGAGCTATCTGGGCGGTAACGATTTGCAAGCACCCACAGGGTATCGTTGGCACCCACATGGATCTGATTAGCGGTAGTCGGTAGCGTACGGGGTGCTGCTGACGATCTGACTGGCGTGGAAGGGGCAACGGCGGCTGGAGCTGAAGAAACGGCCGGCTGCATCTGCCCTTGCACAGGCGCAGGATCAAATAAGGGTGGATCAAGCAGTACCGTGTATTCTCTGACCAGGCGACCGTTTGGCCAATTCACTTCAACCAAAAAATTGAGGAAAGGCTCTCTGACTGGCTCAGTCGAAGTCATCCGGATGACACCTGCCCCATCAGGGGCGACCTGGACCTGGAAGCGAACATCATTAAGAAAACGAGACTTGCTGAGACCGGCAATGGAAAACTCATCTGCATCAGCCATACGTGGTTGAATCTGCAAGGGAGAGAGGTCCCTCACCTGCATCAGCCGAATCTCTGCATTAAGTGGCTCATTCAGCGCCGAGCTTATATTTATCTCACCGAGCCCCAGGGCATTTGCATTAGGTACTCCAAGCACCCCGGCTATCGCGAGGCTTAAGGCAAGTTTACGCAGCATCTGTTTTCCCTCTTGATCCGCAACCTTACTGATTGTTCCAGCAAAACAGGAAGTTGCTTATCCAAAATAAGTATACCAAGTATTATGTATAACCCCTTCAATGGTCAAGCTGAGTAAACACCTGCTCGGCAATCTGTATCGCATTGAGAGCACCGCCTTTGCGCATACTATCTGTAACGGCGAACAGCATCACTCCACAATTATTATCCGGCTCGGTTCTCAGTCGCGACACAAATACCTCGTCCTTGCCTGCAGCATCGGCTACTGCAGAGCATATCTGATCAGCAATGCAGCTCACTCCCGGCGCTTGACTCAACAGAGATTGTGCCTCATTTAAATCTACAGGAAATTGACACTCCGCATGTAAAACGACATTTTGTCCATAAAAAAGTGGTAACTGCAGACTGCTAACCGCAACTTCCAACTGCTCATCATCAAGCACCCGACGCAATTGAGTGCTGATTTGTGTTTCACTATCTGTGGCACCGGATGCCGTCACCTGGCCAGTCAGCGGTAACAGGTTAAAGGCAATCTGCTGACCAAAGAAATCCGCTTCAGCATCCCGACCATTCAGCAGCTTTGCCGTTTCTGACGCCAGGGCTTCAACACCTTTTTTACCCGCCTCGGCCACGGAGCTCAGACTAATGATATTCAGGCGCAAGAGTTTGAAGCGCTGATGTAACGAGGCTAACACAGCGGCGGCGGCCACCACTGCAGGTAGAGGAGAAACATAGTAGCCACTGCGACCAGAGCCGATTAACTCTGAGTTGACCTCGGGAACAATACAGGCGGCCGTTTGTGCAACATCAATGTCTGGACAAAGATCTATCACACAGACGTTCGCAGACAACTGACTGACTGAAAATTGCTCAGGCAAGGCATCTGGTTGGCAATTAAATACCAGTTCCACACCTGAGAAGTCAGCTGTGTCGGCCGAAACCACACGGGTGGCATGCCCCGAAAACATTACGCTGCGACCCGTAACCTCGCCAGGATCGGTAAGTACCAGACGCGCGACGGGGAAGGCCCGACTTTCAAGAATTTCAAGCAGGTTCTCACCCAACAGGGTAGAGACACCGGTTACCGCAACAACAACTGACATAAACGCACTCATCTCCGGTTAAAACGCACAGCATGACCTTAACCTGTCATCTGAAACAAAACAGCCCGACAGACCTTGCGGCGCCGGGCTGGATATCATACCTGAAAAGCTTACTGATGCTGCATCAGAATTCTCAGCATACGACGCAACGGCTCGGCTGCACCCCAGAGCAACTGATCACCGACGCTGAAGGCATTCAGATAATCCGGGCCCATTCTCATCTTACGCAGGCGACCAACAGGTACACTCAGGGTACCAGTCACCTGGGTAGGACTGAGCTCACGCATAGTCACTTCACGCTCATTTGGTACCAGTTTAACCCAATCATTCGCCGAAGCGATGATGGATTCAATCTCATCCAGGGGTACATCCTGCTTCAGCTTGATAGTAAAGGCCTGACTATGACAACGCATCGCACCGATACGCACACAGGTACCATCGATGGCAATCGGGTTATCTGAACAGCCCAGGATTTTATTGGTCTCAACAAAACCTTTCCACTCTTCTTTGCTCTGCCCGGCTTCAACAGCCTTATCGATCCAGGGAATCAACGAGCCTGCCAAAGGCACACCAAAATTATCGGTTTTAAAAGCATCGCTACGCATCGCTTCGACAACCTTACGATCAATATCCAGAATGGCAGACGCTGGATCAGCCAACTCGCTACTCACCGAAGACTCAATCTGCCCCATCTGACTGATTAGCTCACGCATATTCTGTGCGCCAGCGCCAGACGCCGCCTGATAAGTCATGGAGCTGACCCATTCAACCAGGTTTTCGCGAAACAGTCCGCCTAACCCCATCAACATCAGCGAAACCGTGCAGTTACCACCGACATAGGTTTTAATGCCTTTGGTCAGCCCTTGCTCTATGACGTTCTGATTAACCGGATCAAGCACGATGATACTGTCATCGGCCATACGTAACGTAGAGGCGGCATCTATCCAGTAGCCTTTCCAGCCAGCCTCACGCAGCTTGGCATAGACTTCAGTGGTGTAATCCCCCCCCTGGCAGGAGATGATCGCATCCATCTGCTGCAACTCGGTAATATCACGGGCATCTTTGAGTGCAGGAATGCTTTTGCCGATATCCGGTCCAGGCTTTCCAGCCTGGGATGTGGTGAAGAACACCGGCTCAGCGATATGATCGAAATCCCGCTCTTCCTGCATTCTTTGCATCAGTACTGAACCGACCATACCACGCCAGCCAACAAACCCTACACGTCTCATTCGTGCCCCCAAATATCATATAAATTAAAAAACAACAGAATAACCGAAGATGTCAGTTAAGACGCCTCCCTTCTCGCAACGCTCTGATCAGCTGAGTGCAGCCACTACGGCGTCACCCATCTCGGAGGTACTTACTCGCGTCATACCTTCTGAAATAATGTCAGCGGTACGCAACGACTGATCCAGCACCTGACTGACAGCCGCTTCGATCTTATCGGCTGCCGCGGCTGAATCAAGAGAGTAACGTAACATCATAGCGGCTGAGAGAATGGTTGCCAACGGGTTTGCGATACCCTGACCGGCAATATCCGGTGCAGAACCGTGGCAAGGCTCATACATACCCTTGTTGTTGGCATCCAAAGAAGCCGATGGCAGCATACCGATGGAACCAGTCAGCATCGCCGCCGCATCCGACAGAATATCGCCGAACATATTACCAGTAACCACAACATCGAACTGTTTAGGTGCACGCACTAATTGCATGGCGGCATTATCAACATACATATGGCTAAGCTCTACGTCCGGATAGTCGACCGCCAGCTCGTTCATCACCTCACGCCAGAGCACGGTAACTTCCAGCACATTGGCTTTATCAACGGAACAGAGCTTTTTATTACGGGCACGAGCCGCTTCAAAGGCTACACGGCCGATGCGACGTATTTCATTTTCGTCATACACATAGGTGTTATAGCCTTCGCGCACGCCATTTTCCTTGGTACGATAGCCTCGCGGCTGACCAAAATAAATACCGCCAGTCAGTTCACGTACAATCAGAATATCCAGACCCGAAACCACTTCAGGCTTCAGCGTGGACGCATGTGCCAATTGCGGATACAGAATGGCCGGGCGTAGATTACCAAACAAGCCTAACTGAGCACGGATACCTAACAAGCCTTTCTCAGGACGTATCTGGAAGTCCGGATTGGTATCCCACTGAGGCCCACCAACAGCCCCCAGCAAAATAGCATCGGCCTCACGAGCAGCCGTCAGTGTGTCTTCTGGCAAGGGCAAACCAGTCGCATCGATTGCCGCACCACCCACCAGCGCCTCAGTTAACACCAACCCTAAAGAAAGCTGTTCATTAACCTTCTCTAATACTTTACGAGCTTCAGCAACAATCTCTGGACCTATACCATCACCTGGCAAAATCAATATTTTTTTTGTCATTTAACAATACCTTGAATCAATTAATTACTAGGTTAGCAGAACAGCCAGGGTGCCGATTCACGACGCTTTTTCTCATAGGATGCGATGGCGTCACCCTGCTCTAGCGTCAAACCTATATCATCCAGACCATTCAACAAGCAGTGTTTACGAAACGCATCTATATCAAAGGATAATGCCTCACCATTAGGCTTGATGACCCGCTGGTTTTCCAGATCTATCTCCAGTTGATATCCCTGGTTGGCTGCCACTTCATCAAACAGCTCATCAATAAGTGATTCTTCAAGAATTATCGGTAACAGTCCGTTTTTAAAGCTGTTATTGAAGAAGATATCAGCATAGCTTGGTGCAATAATCGCCCGTATCCCAAAGTCTTCCAGCGCCCAGGGCGCGTGCTCACGACTGGAACCACAGCCAAAGTTTTTTCGCGCCAGCAAAATGCTGCAGCCCTGATAACGAGGTTTATTTAACACAAAATCCGGATTCAACGGACGCTGGCTGCAATCCTGATCTGGCTGCCCTTCATCCAGGTAGCGTAGCTCATCAAACAGATTCGGGCCAAAGCCAGAGCGTTTGATAGATTTCAGAAATTGTTTAGGAATAATCATATCCGTATCGACATTGGCACGATCAAGCGGAGCCACGATACCCTGATGTACAGTAAATTTTCTCATTATCTCTCTCCTGATCAGGCACTGATGAATTCACGGATATCAACAAAATGGCCGGCTATCGCGGCCGCCGCAGCCATGGCAGGACTCACCAGATGGGTCCGCCCCCCGAAGCCCTGACGGCCTTCAAAATTACGGTTGGAGGTTGACGCACAATGCTCACCGGCACCCAACTTGTCTGGGTTCATTGCCAGACACATGGAACACCCTGGCTCTCGCCACTCTAATCCCGCCTCAATAAATACCTGGTCCAAACCCTCTTGCTCAGCCTGCAATTTCACCAGACCGGAACCGGGAACGACCAGTGCCTGTTTCAGAGTTGCAGCGACCTTTTTGCCCTTGACCACCGCAGCGGCTTCACGCAGATCTTCAATACGCGAGTTGGTACAAGAACCGATAAATACCCGATCCAATTGAATATCGGTAATTTTTTGATTGGCCTTCAAGCCCATGTAGTGCAAGGCACGTTCAGTGCCTTCGCGCTTAACTGGATCGCTCATACTGGCGGGATCCGGCACCAAGGCACGCACAGAGGCCACCATCTCTGGTGAGGTCCCCCAGGTAACCTGCGGCTCAATATCAGCCGCCTGAATTTCGACTATCTGATCAAACTCAGCATCCGCATCAGACACCAGATTACGCCAGGCCTCAACGGCCATCGGCCAATGCGCGTCTTTGGGTGCAAACGGTCGGCCTTTAATATAATCCACAGTAATGTCATCGACCGCGATCAAACCCACTCGCGCGCCCGCTTCAATGGCCATGTTACAGATAGTCATGCGACCTTCCATGGAGATACCACGAATCGCCTCACCACCAAACTCTATCGCGTAGCCTGTACCACCCGCGGTGCCGATAACACCAATAATATGCAACACCACATCTTTAGCGGTGACGCCCTGGCCCAAACGGCCATTGACACGCACCAGCATATTTTTCATTTTTTTAGCAATCAGACACTGAGTGGCTAATACATGCTCAACTTCGGAAGTGCCTATGCCATGTGCCAAGGCTGCAAAAGCACCGTGCGTTGCAGTGTGTGAATCCCCACAGACCACAGTCATACCTGGCAGGGTTGCGCCCTGCTCCGGCCCGACTACATGCACGATACCCTGTCTCGGATCGTTCATTTTAAATTCGGTAATGCCAAAACTGTCACAGTTCTCATCCAGGGTTTTCACCTGAATACGTGAAATAGGATCTACAATAGACTCCACCCCTCCTGAGCGATCAGTTGTCTGGACGTTATGATCTGGTGTTGCCAAATTGGTATCGAGGCGCCAGGGTTTACGCCCAGCCAGACGCAAACCTTCAAATGCCTGAGGTGAGGTCACCTCATGCAGCAAGTGACGGTCGATATACAACAAGGCGCTACCATCCGTATTTTCACTTACGAGGTGGTCGTCCCACAATTTGTCATACAGGGTTTTGCCAGTCATAGCGTTAATCTCCGGACAGGTTTTTTATCTAATAGACAGCATGGTAAAAGAGTCCAACACAATAAACAAATTCATATTTTTTATTCATTCCATTCCAAAAAGGAATACAATGATTTTTTTCAGCCTTGAGTAAGCCACTATGGACACCCACAGCCTGAAGGCTTTTGTTATGGTAGCCGAAGCAGGTTCTTTTTCAGAAGCCGCTGATCGTCTGTTTCTGACCCAGTCGGCCA
This genomic interval carries:
- the trpB gene encoding tryptophan synthase subunit beta codes for the protein MSIQTDQSAKQTYPDARGHFGPYGGRFVSETLIGALEELEGVYEKLWADPAFKAEFDRDLAHYVGRPSPLYHAERLSREVGGAQIYLKREDLNHTGAHKVNNTIGQALLAKFMGKPRVIAETGAGQHGVASATVAARLGLECKVYMGADDIKRQALNVYRMRLLGAEVIPVTSGTRTLKDAMNEAMRDWVTNVDNTFYIIGTAAGPHPYPKLVRDFQCVIGREARSQCLDQTGRLPDVIIACVGGGSNAIGLFHPFIEDTSVRMIGVEAGGHGLATGQHAAPLSDGRPGVLHGMRTYLMEDDAGQILPTHSVSAGLDYPGVGPEHAWLKDTGRAEYVAIDDKEALDAFRTLTQVEGIMPALESSHAIAYAMKLAKTLDKDQNIIVNLSGRGDKDIHTVAELDGITI
- a CDS encoding phosphoribosylanthranilate isomerase, yielding MRTRIKICGITRLEDACCAASLGADALGFVFYSPSPRNISAEQAAGIVAQLPAFVTSTALFVDAERTEIDKVLTLTGIDLLQFHGDEDPVFCESFNRPYIKALRVRNDTDIAAEMARYPSARGILLDAYVPGQPGGTGMTFDWQRIPAELQQRIVLAGGLQPDNVATAIAQVRPLAVDVSGGVEATKGIKDSEKIRRFINEVNRVNSN
- the truA gene encoding tRNA pseudouridine(38-40) synthase TruA, with translation MLENPPLSGATNVAPYRYAAAVEYSGAAYHGWQKQRHDLVPCIQGRVEGALSRVADHPVDVICAGRTDAGVSACYQVIHFDAQVQRPERAWLMGGNTYLPEDIALLWVKPVSTDFHARFSAQARRYRYIIYSAAVKPGVLAKGITWTWKVLDEVKMQQAAEALIGEHDFTSYRAVACQARNPVRQVQHLKVYRQGQLLVIDIKANAFLHHMVRNIAGVLMKIGAGEAPVGWARDVLNARDRRQGGVTASPFGLYFVDVDYATEFSLPKAVPGPFFLSPAD
- a CDS encoding FimV/HubP family polar landmark protein, whose translation is MLRKLALSLAIAGVLGVPNANALGLGEINISSALNEPLNAEIRLMQVRDLSPLQIQPRMADADEFSIAGLSKSRFLNDVRFQVQVAPDGAGVIRMTSTEPVREPFLNFLVEVNWPNGRLVREYTVLLDPPLFDPAPVQGQMQPAVSSAPAAVAPSTPVRSSAAPRTLPTTANQIHVGANDTLWVLANRYRPDSSITPQQMMVALQRHNPQTFPTANINVMRAGTVMDIPSVELIRALSPAEATAEVARQTEAWRQGRNQPATPQPTPAPEPETDEVTAEDVVEAPVESEAESEAEATDAEASTETAEALADAELRIVTPEADDVDTEEESPVAGDMASREEAVLSSEVADGLLQRSEDLDSRLMVTQETVDKIERENRDLNERLDAIQEQLVLMQRMLELKEQQIAALQTVEPEPPSEGLADKLTSLPVVGGLAAALVAALVALFLSRRRRDKTPKPMFTAPEGAATGDAGAVALAAGTAATAVVAEEKQADRPESEAEKVEEDASPVIDDATDDFSDLDLDLDLDLELNEDDDTRVVDEEYDLSAENDFDDLLGETELGDEPATEEPEAKPEAETESLVEQGDEDELLDDLLNYEEPDVRTDSVEPSDDDNNDDLGSLDDLLMSDEVATDEEQDEPEAPVRDDSDELDFILNEPEAADAVEASDQPESTADDDLDSLLGSMEIEEVETDAASSEVKKPGEVVEDELTANIAHDLETGLDAELEDMLSSTDEDIALEESQSTDEAIDMLDGLNLLDGADENETKLDLARAYLEMDDAEGAREILGEILGEGNDKQKEEAQKLLDSLS
- a CDS encoding Asd/ArgC dimerization domain-containing protein produces the protein MSVVVAVTGVSTLLGENLLEILESRAFPVARLVLTDPGEVTGRSVMFSGHATRVVSADTADFSGVELVFNCQPDALPEQFSVSQLSANVCVIDLCPDIDVAQTAACIVPEVNSELIGSGRSGYYVSPLPAVVAAAAVLASLHQRFKLLRLNIISLSSVAEAGKKGVEALASETAKLLNGRDAEADFFGQQIAFNLLPLTGQVTASGATDSETQISTQLRRVLDDEQLEVAVSSLQLPLFYGQNVVLHAECQFPVDLNEAQSLLSQAPGVSCIADQICSAVADAAGKDEVFVSRLRTEPDNNCGVMLFAVTDSMRKGGALNAIQIAEQVFTQLDH
- the asd gene encoding aspartate-semialdehyde dehydrogenase, with product MRRVGFVGWRGMVGSVLMQRMQEERDFDHIAEPVFFTTSQAGKPGPDIGKSIPALKDARDITELQQMDAIISCQGGDYTTEVYAKLREAGWKGYWIDAASTLRMADDSIIVLDPVNQNVIEQGLTKGIKTYVGGNCTVSLMLMGLGGLFRENLVEWVSSMTYQAASGAGAQNMRELISQMGQIESSVSSELADPASAILDIDRKVVEAMRSDAFKTDNFGVPLAGSLIPWIDKAVEAGQSKEEWKGFVETNKILGCSDNPIAIDGTCVRIGAMRCHSQAFTIKLKQDVPLDEIESIIASANDWVKLVPNEREVTMRELSPTQVTGTLSVPVGRLRKMRMGPDYLNAFSVGDQLLWGAAEPLRRMLRILMQHQ
- the leuB gene encoding 3-isopropylmalate dehydrogenase, translated to MTKKILILPGDGIGPEIVAEARKVLEKVNEQLSLGLVLTEALVGGAAIDATGLPLPEDTLTAAREADAILLGAVGGPQWDTNPDFQIRPEKGLLGIRAQLGLFGNLRPAILYPQLAHASTLKPEVVSGLDILIVRELTGGIYFGQPRGYRTKENGVREGYNTYVYDENEIRRIGRVAFEAARARNKKLCSVDKANVLEVTVLWREVMNELAVDYPDVELSHMYVDNAAMQLVRAPKQFDVVVTGNMFGDILSDAAAMLTGSIGMLPSASLDANNKGMYEPCHGSAPDIAGQGIANPLATILSAAMMLRYSLDSAAAADKIEAAVSQVLDQSLRTADIISEGMTRVSTSEMGDAVVAALS
- the leuD gene encoding 3-isopropylmalate dehydratase small subunit encodes the protein MRKFTVHQGIVAPLDRANVDTDMIIPKQFLKSIKRSGFGPNLFDELRYLDEGQPDQDCSQRPLNPDFVLNKPRYQGCSILLARKNFGCGSSREHAPWALEDFGIRAIIAPSYADIFFNNSFKNGLLPIILEESLIDELFDEVAANQGYQLEIDLENQRVIKPNGEALSFDIDAFRKHCLLNGLDDIGLTLEQGDAIASYEKKRRESAPWLFC
- the leuC gene encoding 3-isopropylmalate dehydratase large subunit — translated: MTGKTLYDKLWDDHLVSENTDGSALLYIDRHLLHEVTSPQAFEGLRLAGRKPWRLDTNLATPDHNVQTTDRSGGVESIVDPISRIQVKTLDENCDSFGITEFKMNDPRQGIVHVVGPEQGATLPGMTVVCGDSHTATHGAFAALAHGIGTSEVEHVLATQCLIAKKMKNMLVRVNGRLGQGVTAKDVVLHIIGVIGTAGGTGYAIEFGGEAIRGISMEGRMTICNMAIEAGARVGLIAVDDITVDYIKGRPFAPKDAHWPMAVEAWRNLVSDADAEFDQIVEIQAADIEPQVTWGTSPEMVASVRALVPDPASMSDPVKREGTERALHYMGLKANQKITDIQLDRVFIGSCTNSRIEDLREAAAVVKGKKVAATLKQALVVPGSGLVKLQAEQEGLDQVFIEAGLEWREPGCSMCLAMNPDKLGAGEHCASTSNRNFEGRQGFGGRTHLVSPAMAAAAAIAGHFVDIREFISA